The Nicotiana sylvestris chromosome 6, ASM39365v2, whole genome shotgun sequence genomic sequence GGCAATAGCAGGGTCTAACTTCAGACTCGAATTTCTGAAGTTTATACTCTAATACCTGAAGTATATACCCATTTATCTGAAGTTCATAGCCAAATATCTGAAGTTCATAGCCAAATATCTGATGTATATACCCAAATACTGAAGTTTATAGCAAAATGTCTGAAGTTTTATACCAAAAAGTCTGAAATTTATACCCAAACGACTAAAGTTTATACCCAAATGATTGAAGTTCATAGCAAAATGTCTGAAGTTCATATCCTAGTGTATGAAGTTTATATCATAAATGTGTAACATGCATACTCAAATGACTAAGTTTATAGAAAAATGTCCgaagtttttctttttattctttttttctcCTCGTTGTATGTCattttttactttgtttttcaTCAGATTTAGATTCGGTTATCATAAGTAATTTAGTTGTACATTGTAGAGGTTGAGCTACACTTTATGCAACTGGggttatttccttcccttttcctTTAAATTATTCATCATTTTAACAATTCAGGGGTATTATTTAATAATTTGGTTTTGTTGAAATCTTATTTTAGGTTGGTTTATATGGAGTTGACTGGTAgctcttcttttttgttttggcTTGATTTTAAGGATATCAATTTGACTTCTTGTTGTGTGTAGTCATGTATCAGATATGTATTCATGTTCAGTTTCACCACTTTATCCAATAAATCTCACATTGCATGTTAAtttttgaaactccaaataatttGTTATGATATCCCCTTTTTGAGGAATATTTTGTTTAGTTGGCTGGAGTTGGCTTATTGAAGTGTAAACTTCAGACCTGGAGTCTAAAGTTCACCTGTAGCGGTGCAAACTTCAGACCTCTGCTTGTACCTAGCAAACTTCATATTAGATCTagttttaatgatgcaaataatatatctGTACAGGAAATCAATTACAGAAGAACAAGCAATCAAGGAGCTACTACAAGATCGCTGAAGTAAATCTTGATGCTTAtgaaaagaaatcaatcagcaaaGATTACGAATCAATCAGCAAATCTGAATGcctaaggaaagaaattaatcagaAAATCAATCAGCAAAGATTACAGACAGTTGCGATCGAAAGAATCAAGCAAGCCTAAACTTAAGGCGTTAATCAAGGCCATCACATTCAAATCCGGAAGATCGAAGATTCTGTGAAGAGTTGCTGCGCGGCTAATTTCGGAAGGACCAACATTCAAGGAGTAAACCTTCATCATAAACAACTGTTAAAGGAAAGCTATCAGGGAAGAGCAACGACAAGCaatcttattcttggaaagaatcaatctctttccaaggatcaaatctcttgggttgtcaagcCTCTTCAACAAACGATCTTCACCAAAGTATTTATACCCAGCTTCAAGCCTTAGATAAACATACATTGTCAAACAAAAAACCCTCCCTttgttctactgcaaacaaacattgtagtTCTCTAAGATCTACtgtgtaacaagttagagaaAAAGGAGAGTACAACACTGGTGAGtcattgtatcaaaagagacgaGTGTTGTAGGAACTGAGTTATCAAGTCATTTCTATTGTACTCAGAGAAACGCATTtactaaagagaactcccttgcaatCCAAGaggactggactaggattcacatttaatccgaaccagtataaaatttcGGTGTCTTTAATCCCTGTACTTACTTTCTGTGTTTTACTTTCTgttattataactgttaggtCATTACATCTAGTCGACTAATCGATAAACTAGTCGACTAATAagagattaagtttaaaaatatacaattcaccccctcttgtactttcaattggtatcagagtaagGCTCACATTCTAGTTTTGCTTAACAgcttgtgagaaaagatcatggcaaATCAAGTTATCATAGGAGCTCTTTTTCAGGAAGGAACTTCATAAGTTAGACCACCATACTTCAATGGACAACATTTGTGCGGATGAAGATCTTTGCCAAGGCCTATTACGTCAAAGTTTGGAGAGTCATCAAAAATGGGAACTATCCCTTACCAGCTGCTACTCCACCACTTGCTGATCCTGAAGATATAGATTCATAtacaaaagagcaaatgaaagTGGTACAAGTTAACAATAAAGCAAGAAATCTGCTTCATAATGCTATAAGTGGTGAAGAATATGAGAAAATTTTAAGCTGTGACACAGCCAAAGAAATGTGGGACAAGCTTGAGGTCACATATGAAGGAACCAACAAAGTAAAGGAAACACATATTAATATATTGGTTCATAATTACGAACTCTTCTCAATGAAAGAAAGAGAATCTATTGAAGAGATGTTTGCcaggtttagcaaaataattagcGATCTAAAGGCATTTGGCAAGCCTTATATCAGTGGTGATCAAGGTAGAAAAATTCTCAGAAGCCTGCCAACCACTTGGCAGACCAAAGTAGTCACACTGGAATCTCAGTATCTAAACAAATTATCTTATGATGAACTACGAGGAGAACTCATAGCTTTTGAAAAGACGCATCTCAAGAAGACtagtcaagaagaaaaaagaaaatagttgCATTCAAGACTTCAACTAAAATAGCTGAAaacgaaattgatgatgatcctAAAGCCCTACAAGAAGAGATTGCTATGCTATCAAGAAACATGGATGGATTAATGAGAAGATTTAGaaatacaaagaaaggaagaattcCACCAAGACGATCCAGGCAATACAACGAACATGACAAGAATGATGGTAAGTGCTATGAGTGTGGAAGATTTGGGCACATTCAAGCTGAGTGCCCAGAACTAAAAAGGAAGATCTCTAGAGGCTTTAACAAGAACAAATCCTTTGGAAGCTGGAGTGATAAAGACAATTTAGACCACGAAGAGATAGCAAATCTTTGCTTCATGATGATTTTGGAAAACAAAATGAACAAATCCTTAGGATGCTAGACAGATGAGGACACTTCAGATGAAGAAAATGAAAACTGTTTCATGGCACGAGGTGAAACAAGTGAGGTAAGATCTTATAACTATGAAAGGTGCAATGAATTGCAGGATATTCTTGATTTAACTTTGAAAGAGtctcaaaaaatgatgaatgagATTAAGAGACTAACTAAAGAGGTTAAAGACTGGAAACTCAAACATGAAGTATGTGAAATCGAAAAAGAAGTACTtcaagaagagtttgaggaattgcAAATGCAACTCAATGGCATGCGCAAATCCACCAGTCACAGTTCTGTCAGATCAAACCAGACGACTTACAAGTCAACTGAAAAAGGACCAGCCAAAACTAAGTCCACTAGTACTAACACTAATGAAAGACCTAAAGGTGGGTCAGAAGTTACGTGTCACTACTATAACAAAAGTGGgcataaatattttttttgtcattttttgTAAAGCAAATGTTTCAGGATAGGTTTGGAAACCAAAAAACAATTCTGAATCTAGTAATACTAACTCTCTAGGACCCAAGCAAGAttgggtacctaaaagaaagtaATCATTTGTTTGCAGGAACACCATAGAATAAGCCGCAAAGGAAAATGGTATCTAGATAGTGCGTGTTCCAGTCATATGACAGGTGACAAAAACCTGttcaaaaaattacaaaaattgatGGAGGAAGTGTTAAGTTTGGGGATGactcaaaaggtaaaataattgGTACTGGAACAGTTCCCTTCAATAACAACTGTGACATCACTGAAGTTTATCTCTTTGATGGACTCAACTACAACCTCCTGAGCATAAGTCAACTATGCGACTCAAgatatgaggtaaattttaagaaaacaggTTGTGCTATTGAAGACGAATCATGTAAAATAGTCCTTCCTGGAAAAAGGTATGGAAATTTTTATATCCTTGATGGTTTTGAAAAGATAGATGGTCGTATTTGTTTAACTTCTATATCTGATGATCCATGGTtattgtgagcacatgattttttccctacaagaactactcccacaaaaattcaaaataaaatagttgtgtgttgcttgtgatttatttgtatttgtctgtgtatgttttattctatttttactactgaaaaatacaaaaatatatgtgttgcattgacatttacaatttaggattaattaaccatTGATTTGTTTTAGgaaaatgaaaatcataaaaaaataatatactttgcatttttagca encodes the following:
- the LOC104228483 gene encoding uncharacterized protein, with translation MKIFAKAYYVKVWRVIKNGNYPLPAATPPLADPEDIDSYTKEQMKVVQVNNKARNLLHNAISGEEYEKILSCDTAKEMWDKLEVTYEGTNKVKETHINILVHNYELFSMKERESIEEMFARFSKIISDLKAFGKPYISGDQGRKILRSLPTTWQTKVVTLESQYLNKLSYDELRGELIAFEKTHLKKTSQEEKRK